The sequence below is a genomic window from Synechococcus sp. PCC 7335.
GAACTGCTAGAATCAGGCGATTTAGTGATTAGTGCAGACATTCCACTGGCGGCGAAAGTGCTAGAAAAAGGAGGCTATGTCTTTACACCCAGAGGAGAGGAGTATACTGCTCGCAATATTGGTGATCGGCTCTCGGTGCGAAATTTTCTAGAGTCTTTTAGAGGCGGCGCAGAGCCTATAGGTGGCGGGCCGCCGCCTCTAAACAACAAAGACAAAGCTAACTTTGCAAATCGCTTGGATCGATTCTTGGCAAAGCATCATCAGTAAGGAGTTGGATTTGGACAATTAAGAGCGAAACCTACTAATGGCAATCAGTACTTCAACATTTCCTCATATCTTTTCTATAGGGTAGAAGCATCACAGCTTTGCGGTAAACAATGATGCTTTTAAATATCCTGACGTCTCTTAGGCAGCAGATCAGACAAAACCAGGCAGCCTGGGGAACTCTAATGCTTTTTGCTGCTGGTTTGATCATCTTACTTAGCCTAATGACTCTCATGCCCTATTCTGCCTCTGCAATTGAATAAGGTTTTGCTTTTGAGTTTGGAGGTGAGTTCAGGCTAGATCACTGGCTAATTCTTTTTCTGATCGATTGCCAGAGCCTGTTCTAGTGCTGCTTTCTCTTTTGCACGACGAGCGTAAGGTTCGAGTTCTTGAAAGCTCATCCCGGACAAGATGCTCAAGTTTTCTATGCTCATCCCCTTCATCAGAAGCTCAATGCACCAAGTCTGGCGTGCCTGAAAAGGCGTTGCACGGTTACCTGTGATGGTTGTAGTCCCACTTGCAATCGAGTTCCATAGGGCTAGTAACCCAGCGGTTTCTAGTGCCTTACTATCAGCTGAAACAAACACTGTAGTCTTTTCATCTGGCTGGGATTTAATCCATTGAGTCAGCGGATTCTTTAAATAGGTGCCGTAGCGATTTCCCATGATCCAACGGTTCACGGGTACCTGCCGCTGCCGAGAGTTAGCGATCTTGTCGGTAATCGTTAGCAGGTGCTGGCTTTTGGTAGCAAAAACGCAAGGTGAGGTGAGCTCTGCAGCTTCTTCTATGGTTATCCCAGCGCCAAAGAGGACATAGACTAAAGCATATTGCTGCGGGCCTAGTTTCTTAGCGGTTTGAAAAAGCGATCGCACGACTTCAGCAGGTAGATCAATCACCGCATTGTTTGACGCTGCGGGGACGGTGAGAGTATTACTGGCTTCATTGTTACTTTCAATAGCATCCTCTGCTTGATTTTGCAGTTGAGACAAATCGTTTAGCATTTGCAGAAAATTTGTTTGGTCTTGCCAAAGACCACCGCTGCTTGCCGATAATATGACATGGCCAATGACTAACGTATTCAGTAGGGTAGCGGTGGCTTCGATAGAGAGCCCTGACCACGCAATTTGAGTACTGCGTAGATAGCCTTCGGTTTGTAGGTTGGCTTGCTTTAGGACTTGACCTAGGGCTTGGCGGTTTTCAAGGGGTGATTGACCTGATTCGCAAATGAGTGATCGCGTGAGTTCTGGTATTTGCCCTAACAGCTCTAGAGTCGTCTCCCCATAAGCGATCAATGGCTGGTTTGAACCGGCAACTTCTGACAGTGCTGCTTGCATTCTATCTAGGACCGGGGCTTCTTTTAAAACGGCTAGAAGCAAGCCTTGCTTGCTACCAAACTGTCTAAAGAGCGTAACTTCATTAACGCCTGCCCGCTCTGCAATCTCTTTTGTGGTTGTGGCAATAGTCCCTTTTTGGATGAAGAGCTCTAGCGCCGATTTTACAATTTTTTCACGGCTAGACAACCTTCTTTCAGCCATTAGTTCACCGGTAATCTGCTAAGTACATGGTTCATTTAATTCAGGACTATAAGCATCCTACAAGTTCCTCAAATCATCTGAAATCTGAACTATCTATAGGCCTTCTACCATTTACGAGCGAACTGGAGACAGCCTCCGGCCTGTAGAAAAATGAAAGCGATACTTGCATGTTTGCGATAGAAGAGCTAACTTAGTAGATGTAAGTATTACTTGCATGCACTTTAGCATGTACCGGACAATTATGACGACTGGTAATCTACCTACACGGCTTCGGGGCCGTTCATCATCAGTTGCGGAGCCGACTACGCACAGAATGAGCTGGGCTAGTGTTGGCTTTTTTGCTGCTGTCCACGGTGTGGCTCTGCTTGCTCCCTGGTTTTTCTCATGGTCGGCACTAGGCATGGCGATCGCCTTTCACTGGCTTTTTGGCAGCGTTGGCATCTGTTTGGGCTATCACCGATTGCTTAGCCACCGTAGCTTCAAAGTCCCTCAGTGGCTAGAGTATATTATTGCGACTATCGGCGCTTTGGCGATGCAAGGCGGTCCCACTTTTTGGGTGGCTGGGCACCGTCAGCATCACGCTTTCACCGAGCACACAGAAAAAGATCCCTACTCTTCTGCGAGGGGATTTTGGTGGAGCCATATGCAATGGATGTTCTATTTGAAGCCTGAAGTCTTTGATCGTCGGGTGTATGCGCAGTATGCGCCTGATATTGCTCGCGATCGCTACTATGCTTTTCTCGACCGATACTTCTTAGTTTTGCAAGTTCCTCTTGCATTTGCGCTGTATGCTGTCGGCGGCTGGTCATTTGTAATTTACGGTGTGTTTGTCCGAGCTGTCCTGCTGTGGCACTGTACTTGGCTGATTAACTCTGCCAACCACTTATGGGGCTATCGCAATTTTGAGAGTGATGACAATTCTCGTAACCTTTGGTGGGTGGCTCTACTGACCTATGGCGAAGGTTGGCATAATAACCATCATGCGTTTCCAAAGATGGCCAAGTCTGGTTTGAGACCCTGGGAAATTGATACGACTTGGTGGTTGATTAAAGGATTACAGTCGGCTGGGCTAGCGACTAAGGTGGTGATGCCGCCGGTGAAAGCAAGGGTTTTATCCTAGTGATTACGTAGATTACTCAGCTTTAGAAGGGCTTGGTAGGTAGGGCGATCGCCCTCTGGATGTGATAGCGTTTGAACATTGCTTTTTAGCCGGAGAGAAGCGCTGTGATTGTTACAGAGCCACTGGTGTACGAAGACGAGATGGGCAATCCATTCGAAGGGACAGTAAGCTGGGATGATACCCACAGCGAACCTAGACCAGGGGTGATGATCACTTCTACTTTTATGGGTCAGTCTGATTTTGAGACCCAGAAAGCAGAACTGTTGGCAGAGCTTGGCTACGTCGGATTTGCAATTGATGTGTATGGCCAAGGAAAGCGTGCGACTTCCCCAGAGGAAGCTGGGTCGCTAATGGCAGTGCTCAATGGAGATAGAGCATTGTTGGCGTCGCGGATGGCGTTGGCGCTAAAGACAATAAGAGCGTTGCCTCAAGTGGATGAAAGTCAAATCGCCGCGATTGGATTCTGCTTTGGCGGAAAGTGTGTGCTGGATCTAGCGCGAAGTGGCGCGGACGTAAAAGGCGTTGTCAGCTTTCATGGAATATACGATCCGCCACCTGTGGCACAGGCCAAAAATATTTCAGCGGCGGTACTCGTCTTACATGGATGGGAAGATCCGCTTTCACCGCCTGAGCAGACGGTAGCCTTAGCAGATGAGCTAACGCAAAAGGAAGCCGATTGGCAGATTCATATGTATGGGCATACGGCTCATGCGTTTACAAATCCAAAGGCGCAGGCAAAAGCAGAAGGGATGTTCTTTGTACCGTCAGCAGCAGAGCGAGGATGGAAAGTGATGCAAGACTTTCTATCAGAGCAGCTGTCAGATTGAGAGCTAGTTAGCCTGATAGGAAGTTGGGTGAAAGTCAAAAGAACTTTACTTTGAGACCATCTTTGGGAACAGGCGTTGGGGCGATTGTGAATGCTAAGTCTTGCTCTGGCAGCAGCTCCCATCGATGATCGCGTAGCAGCTTTGCGGCGAATATCTTCATCTCTAAACGGGCGAATTCTTTGCCTAAACACTCGCGCAGGCCACCACCAAACGGGATATAGCTGAAGGGTTTACGCTTTTGCTCAAACTGTTCTAGATCAAATCGTTCTGGATCAAATTTCTTTGCTTGAGCGTATATTTCTAGTTCTTGGTGAGTTTGTTTGATTTGATAGAGAACCATCCATCCTGCTGGAATCTGATAGCCATCAAACTCGCAAGTTTTTAGCACTCGGCGAAATCCGCCACCGACCGGTGGCACCATTCGTAATACCTCTTTTAATTTTTGTTCTAAATAAGTCATTTGTTTGAGCGTTTCTAGCGTTAGTCTTTGATCTGCTAGTTCGTTCTGTTCTACTTCAGCTTTTGCTCTAATTTCTGGGTGTTGTGCCATTAGTAGACAAAAAGAAGTGAGCGCAGAAGTCAATGTTTCGTGCCTCGCAAATAGCAATAGCAGTACCTGATCTTTTAGCTCTTCGATAGTCAAAGAGTTGCCATCATCGTCTTTGGCAGTTAGCAATAGTTCTAAAGCATCAGGGGTAGCAGGAGAATAGGATGATTGTTCGCGATCGCGTATCAACGCCTCTAGTGCCACTAGCAGCCGCTCTCGACTACGCTTCGCTTTGCCAAAGGCCGTCCAAGGCAAGTTTATCGGTAGCGAAAATAGTCCTGCACACCAAACCTCAAACAAATTTCCTAATGTTGTCTTAGATGCATCATCTAAGCCGACTAAGAGCTTGCAGGCAATATCGAAGGTGTAGCGACGTAGTTGCGGATACCAAGTCAAGCTATCGTCTTGAGCTGAGATCTCGGTCCATTGTTGAAAGTAGCGATCGCTGATAGAGACCATAGTATCGATATAGCCTTCTAGCGCTCTAGGCTGAAACGCTTGAGCCATGAGGCGGCGACGTCCGGCATGCACACTGCCTGTTTGTAGCGCTAGAGAAAGCGGTCCCAATAGAGCTTTGACGCTAGGGGGCCAAGTGACGACGACGCGATCGCCTTCTTGACTAAACAGAAACCGGGTGGCGTCCGGCCCCTTGATAAAAACAGTCGGCTGGTTAAGCAGACGGGTCTTGAACAATGGACCATGCCTGGCATGTTGTTTGCTAGCAAAGTCGGGGTCGGTGAAGAAATCCAGTGTCTTGCCAATGATTGGAAGACCGAAATCGCCAGGCGGTAAAGCACTACGTTGGGAATTGATCATAAGAGTCAGCAGACGTCTAAGCTAATTGATACAGCCTAAACACACAACCTGATAGGTGCCTAGAAGATGATCTAGTTAGCTTACTGTCTTTTCAACATTTGCTAACGGGAGTTCTTCTCCCTGATAGTCTCTTGTCGGTGCCTTAAAGCCACAGGAGGTGCCATCTGTATAGACAACTTCATCTTCCCAGGGTAGACGATAGTTGCCGTCTACCATATCTTTCATATAGGTATAAGGACAGTCTTGAGCACCGCCTTTGACAGCCGTGTAACCTCGATGCCCAAACTGGTAGATATTGTTTTCTACACTCCAGTGTTTGCGAGCTTCGCGGACTAGATCAGGGCGAACTTCAGCGGTGATGATCTCGTCAGGGCGGTGACTACCCATGACTAATGGCTGACCGTCGAAGTTGACAATCATGCCTTCACCCATAGAGTCAAAGGTACCGTCGGTGCCGCACATACACACTGAAGCCGTAACCATAAGATTACAAAAGGCATTGGCCTGATTGGTAATTTGCCAGCTATGACGGATGGGAGCCGTGTAGCCAGCGGTGCGGAGCATAATGTCAGCACCTTTGTAGGCACATTCTCGGGCCATTTCGGGAAACATACCGTCATGACAGATGATTAAAGCAATTTTGCTACCGTTTGGACCGTCGCAGACTGGAATACCAATGTTTCCAGGCTCCCAGGGCTCGACAGGTACCCAAGGATGAAGTTTGCGGTAGTAGAGCTGTAGCTCCCCATCATCATCGATGATCAGACCGCTGTTATAGGGGTTGCCGTTAGGATTGAATTCCATGATAGAAAAGCAACCCCAAATCCGATTATTGATACAGGCTTGGCGGAAGGCGGTGACTTCTGGCCCATCTAGATGGCACATGATGTCAGGATTGGTGTCCATCGAAAGGCCATGTAGCGAATATTCAGGAAAGACAACGAGATCCATTGTGGGCATGTTGCGGCGAGCTTTGGCAACCATGTCGCAAATAACCTTGGTTTGAGCGGCCAGATCGTCTGGAGTGGCGACTGAAGGAAGCTGCGCTTGTACCATGCCTAGTACGACCCCGTTGGGAGATTTATTGAGTCCGCCAAGTCCGCTCATTGATATGTCCTCTTGAAAATTTTCAAGGTTCTTAGTTTGAAGTAGGTATTAAACTACAAGGAAATAGCAAAGCAATTCTGTGGCGGTTGTTGCAGGAATGATGAACGTAGTTGTGTATTCGAGCAGGCATTTAAGCTTCTGTTGAAAGCTTAGAAGTGTTTACGTCTGAGTATCTGCTCAGTCATTTAAGCGACATTACGATTGCTAAGAGCTTTAAAGAATTACTCAGCTTGCATTTCTTGCGTCTGCACTAGAACCTACATCAACCAGCAAAAATCAACCAGTAAGACCCGAGAGTTTACTATCAAAGAGCTTACTAGAGATATTTCATCTAGAACTATGTTTCTACGCTGAATATGAAGTGAATTAAATCCAATAGGGAGTAAATCCTTCTGCGCTGAGACGGCGAATAGCCCGCTCAATTAAGATCTTGTTTTGAAAGCAGCTACCCGCTAGAACAATTTGAGAGTTATTAGTTCGGTGAGAAATTTCTACCACGATTTCTACAAGCGTATTGTGAAACTTTGCTGCAATTACAGGTGTCATCACCGCATTACGACAGTCTTCTACAATTGATTGGAAAGTTTCTCTCCAATCAATTATGTTGGGGTAAGTATCTGTCACAGTGAATGGATAAACACTTCTTGTAGAAGATTGAGTGGCGGCGAATTCAAGTGTCAGTGCTGCTTGCCCTTCGAATCCAACGTAGTGATGCAGATTCAATAGAGAAGCCACGCCATCGAACATGCGTCCTACGCTAGAAGTGGCCGATACATTAACTTTTTGAGTAAGGGTTTTTTGTAAAGTCGTTAGTTGAGATTTTGTGAAAAACTGGATTGGCGCTAGATCTGTCATCTCGAAAGCTGCTTCGCCATAGCAGCCGTAAAGTAGGCCTAGGGCTGAGCGTCGAGGCTCTAGGCTACAGCTCTCTCCTCCAGGAAGATAGTAAGGTAAAAAATGAGCGACCCGTTCGAAGCCGTATTGTGTCCCATCTTGGGTTGGCTGTAGGAATTCTCCACCCCAAAGCGTGCTGTTCTTCCCGGCACCGTTACCATCCCACGCCACGCCCAAAACGGGGGCTTTGAGCTGGTGCTTTGCCATGCAGGAAAGAATATGCGCATAGTGATGCTGAAAGGGCACCAGCGGCGTATGCTTAGCGCTGGTGCCCAAAGGAACTTTGGATGGCGTAGCAACGGTATCACTGGCAGAGGCAAGCACAGGGGATGAACTGGGCTGAGTGAAGAGGCTAGCCATGGAAAATCTGTCTCCTTGATGACAAGAACGTATTTGCCATTCTATAAAGGGGATATGAAGATTCTATGTGGCTTTCCAGATCTAAACCGCATCTAGAGCTACGAATGTTACCTCTGGTCGATAGAAGTGGTTATTGTGATCTTCGCTTGTACTGCCGAAGGCAGAGCATTGACTATGCATATCGATTGGATCAGCAGATAAGTAATTACGAAACTTAATGAACATTCGACTTCAGGGTCGCGCTAATCGCTGTTTATCAGGTTTTCCTTTTCTGCTACCTGAAGGATGCTCTTAAGCCCTCTTGCTCTCTACTGTCCTTTCGCAAGTTACTTTATCTTCAGGCAGCTCTACAACGATTCCCTGCTTCTGGAGATCGGCTCGACAAGATCGGCTAAGAGATAGCTTTTCGCTGGCTATTCGCTCTTAGTGGTGAGCGCCCCAGGATACCCACTGCAGTGACTCTGTTGATCTTTCACAGATCAAAACCGTATCCAAATCACTTAGCGTGTCTATATTATCCAAAATTGCACCGTCGTAGTCTGCTGTCTCTAGCTCGTCAATTTCTACCCGAGCGCCGGTTAGGTCGACGTCGCAAAGGATTGCACCGCTTAGCTTAGCCTCACAGAGATCGGCTCCGCTCAAATTAGCGCCGGTTAGATCGGCTCCGCGCAGATCGGCGCCCACAAGGTTCGCACCTACTAAACTTGCTGTTTGTAAATTTGCGCCAATGAGGTTGGTGCCTTGTAAGTTAGCCCCACTGAAGTTAGTATCGACTAGCTCAGCGTCAGTTAGATTTGCTCTTGTCATTGTGGCGCGACTGAGGTCGCTACGGCTAAGGTCTGCGCTACTAAGATCACAAAGGCTTAGATCGATACCGACTAAGTACTTTCCAATTAGAGAAACTCCTCTCAAAGAGGTCTCAGAAAAGTCGCGATCGCCTTGATTATATTCGTGAAGTAATTGTTGGGAGTTGATTGACTGGAATCTCATGATAACTGCCTCCTAAATGCGCCATAGAAATATGAATAGAGAAAGGCACATTTCTAGTAGCCGCGTCGTTTTAGGTTAATCGTATGTGTAGACTATGAAGAAACTATGAGCATTCAAGGCTTGTTTAAACTAACGTCTCAACCTATCTCTCAACTTCTCAAGCTTAGCTAAGATGAATGGAGCAGGAATTAGCTTCTTCCTAGGCCATCATGAAAGCAAAATTACCCTTTCGAGAATCGGCTCGGATCGAGGCGCTTCAACAATACAACATCCTAGATACAGCGGATGAGCAAACCTATGATGATATTACCTCTCTAGCCGCCTTTATCTGTGATGTGCCGATTGCTCTAATTAGTTTGGTAGATAAAGATCGGCAGTGGTTCAAATCTAAGGTCGGAATTTCAGTGCGCGAAACGCCTCGCGATGTCTCATTTTGTGCCCATGCCATCTTGACCAAAGATATTACAATCGTTAAAGATGCTCGCGATGATGCTCGCTTTTCTGATAATCCGTTGGTGACCTGTGCGCCGAATATTCGTTTTTATGCTGGTGTGCCGCTCATTACTGCTAGTGGCCATCCCTTAGGAACGCTCTGCGTGATCGACCATCAGCCTAAAGAGCTATCTGAAGTCCAAAGAAGAACGCTCATAGCGTTAGCTCGTCAAATAGTGGTCCAGCTAGAACTACACCGAGTTTCATTACAGCTTGCAGATGCCTTAGAGAAGATAGAAATTATGGATGGGCTAATTCCGATTTGCTCTCACTGTAAGGGGATTCGTGACGATCACGGTTTTTGGTCTTCGGTTGAACGCTATATCGAACAGCACTCAGATGCTCGGTTAACCCACGGGATTTGCGATCAATGCATACAGACCTATTATCCTGACGTGGTCAAAGTATGGGAAGCTGAAAAACAACAGAAATTACAAGAAGACTAGCGAAAGTGCGATGACGCCTTTTTAAGTATCGGCTAATCTCTTCTACTACAAACTATCTTCTAGTAACGCGAATAGAAATCTCATGCTTACTTCTTGATTTTCCAGACAAATCGATTACTCTACTCCGTAGGCGTGTTAACTGCTAGCATCGAAGTAATCACTACAGGTGCGAACAAGCAGCAAGCGTATAATCCGCTGGTATAAGAGCCTGTGATTGATTTCGAGTTGGCTAGTAGAGAGGGGCCAATAGCGCTAGCGATCACAATTGCCATCATCTGTACGCCTGCGATCGCACCTAGATAGGCCCGGCCAAAGAATCGGGGGAGTACTACAGTCGTGAGTGTTCCAAAGCAACCGCCGCTAATCCCTAAGCCCACAACGGCGGGCACAATCATCCAGGTAATGTTGAGGTTGGCTATGGCTGCAATGCCGATAGCTTGGAAGACCATCATAAAGATAAAAATATATTGAATGCGAATGCGATCACAAGCCACGCCTACCCCATAGCCTACTGCCGTCGAAACCACTGCAATGGGTACAAAAATTCGGACCATGTCTTCTTCACTGATCCCCATGTCTGCGCCAATGCTGACAATGTTGAAAGTGATGCCTGTGATTGACAACGCCTGTGACATAAAGGCTAGCGTCACCGCCCAGAAAGCTAATGTGCTTAAGGCCTGCTGTCTAGTTAAGCCCCACATTGTAGTAGGCTTTGGAATTGGCACTGACGAAGTGTGACCTGCTGAAAGCTCTTTTGATGAGTAGAGATCGGCTACTTTTGCGTCCATTCGTAGGCCGCAGCTTTCCGGATTGTCACGAAACAGCAGCCAGCTGATGCTACTCATGCCAATACCTACAAACGCTGCTAGGCTCAGCCATGTGCCTCGCCAGCCGAGTACGGCGATAGATTGACTGAAGAAGTAAGGAGCGATCGCGAAGCCAAATGCGACAAAAATCCCTTCAATTCCAGATACCTGTCCGCGTCGTCGTTCGAACCACTTTCCTAACATTGTGCGACTGGTCATCGTTAACATTCCCTGCCCGCAAAACCGCAGGCTAATAAAGCCAACGACTAGCACTGGCGCTGCAATCGTTGTAGGTGTGAACGGTAGAAACTTGCTGAAGAACAAAGAGATGCGATCGCATTCGGTTAGATACACTAGCGTTGCTCCCAACCCTATTGCCGCAAGTACCGCTACGCGCCTAGCGCCTAGTTGGTCTAGCAACTTACCCCCGAACGGTAGCAGAGCGCCACTAGTCACTGTGCCCGCTAGGTAGGCATTTGCCAGCTGTAATCTTGATAGCCCTGTAGCTTCAATTAAGTGATCGGTAAAGACACTAACACCAATGGTTTGGCCTGGAATGCTAGTCAATACGCCTAGCACGCTGGCAACGAGAATCACCCAACCATAGAAGATAGGTAGCTTGGCAGGCGAAAAGGGAAAATTAGGCTGAAAAAGTTTATTCAAAATACGTTCTGGTATGCTTTTTGGCAGAGAAACTAATAGGTTGAGGGCGGATGGTCAAAGAGAGTAAAACCAGATAGACTTCTACAGTCGATTGCGCTTTGAATTTGTCCTCAGACTAGACCCTTTAGACATGACAGACTCCCTAAAAAGCAGAATGCTACTCTCCCACAATTTCACTTTGATAGAGAGTGAAGTACATCCTCTTAACCGAGAACAATTTGCTGATGTGTTCGTTAAAAGACTTAGTGAAAAGCCGGGT
It includes:
- a CDS encoding GAF domain-containing protein codes for the protein MKAKLPFRESARIEALQQYNILDTADEQTYDDITSLAAFICDVPIALISLVDKDRQWFKSKVGISVRETPRDVSFCAHAILTKDITIVKDARDDARFSDNPLVTCAPNIRFYAGVPLITASGHPLGTLCVIDHQPKELSEVQRRTLIALARQIVVQLELHRVSLQLADALEKIEIMDGLIPICSHCKGIRDDHGFWSSVERYIEQHSDARLTHGICDQCIQTYYPDVVKVWEAEKQQKLQED
- a CDS encoding fatty acid desaturase, with translation MSWASVGFFAAVHGVALLAPWFFSWSALGMAIAFHWLFGSVGICLGYHRLLSHRSFKVPQWLEYIIATIGALAMQGGPTFWVAGHRQHHAFTEHTEKDPYSSARGFWWSHMQWMFYLKPEVFDRRVYAQYAPDIARDRYYAFLDRYFLVLQVPLAFALYAVGGWSFVIYGVFVRAVLLWHCTWLINSANHLWGYRNFESDDNSRNLWWVALLTYGEGWHNNHHAFPKMAKSGLRPWEIDTTWWLIKGLQSAGLATKVVMPPVKARVLS
- a CDS encoding YaiI/YqxD family protein, with product MKIWVDADACPNAIKEIIFRAARRTNCQLTLVANYPVQVPTDVQMLVVPPGFDGADNKIVELLESGDLVISADIPLAAKVLEKGGYVFTPRGEEYTARNIGDRLSVRNFLESFRGGAEPIGGGPPPLNNKDKANFANRLDRFLAKHHQ
- a CDS encoding TetR/AcrR family transcriptional regulator, whose product is MAERRLSSREKIVKSALELFIQKGTIATTTKEIAERAGVNEVTLFRQFGSKQGLLLAVLKEAPVLDRMQAALSEVAGSNQPLIAYGETTLELLGQIPELTRSLICESGQSPLENRQALGQVLKQANLQTEGYLRSTQIAWSGLSIEATATLLNTLVIGHVILSASSGGLWQDQTNFLQMLNDLSQLQNQAEDAIESNNEASNTLTVPAASNNAVIDLPAEVVRSLFQTAKKLGPQQYALVYVLFGAGITIEEAAELTSPCVFATKSQHLLTITDKIANSRQRQVPVNRWIMGNRYGTYLKNPLTQWIKSQPDEKTTVFVSADSKALETAGLLALWNSIASGTTTITGNRATPFQARQTWCIELLMKGMSIENLSILSGMSFQELEPYARRAKEKAALEQALAIDQKKN
- a CDS encoding dienelactone hydrolase family protein, whose product is MIVTEPLVYEDEMGNPFEGTVSWDDTHSEPRPGVMITSTFMGQSDFETQKAELLAELGYVGFAIDVYGQGKRATSPEEAGSLMAVLNGDRALLASRMALALKTIRALPQVDESQIAAIGFCFGGKCVLDLARSGADVKGVVSFHGIYDPPPVAQAKNISAAVLVLHGWEDPLSPPEQTVALADELTQKEADWQIHMYGHTAHAFTNPKAQAKAEGMFFVPSAAERGWKVMQDFLSEQLSD
- a CDS encoding formamidase, coding for MSGLGGLNKSPNGVVLGMVQAQLPSVATPDDLAAQTKVICDMVAKARRNMPTMDLVVFPEYSLHGLSMDTNPDIMCHLDGPEVTAFRQACINNRIWGCFSIMEFNPNGNPYNSGLIIDDDGELQLYYRKLHPWVPVEPWEPGNIGIPVCDGPNGSKIALIICHDGMFPEMARECAYKGADIMLRTAGYTAPIRHSWQITNQANAFCNLMVTASVCMCGTDGTFDSMGEGMIVNFDGQPLVMGSHRPDEIITAEVRPDLVREARKHWSVENNIYQFGHRGYTAVKGGAQDCPYTYMKDMVDGNYRLPWEDEVVYTDGTSCGFKAPTRDYQGEELPLANVEKTVS
- a CDS encoding pentapeptide repeat-containing protein, with translation MRFQSINSQQLLHEYNQGDRDFSETSLRGVSLIGKYLVGIDLSLCDLSSADLSRSDLSRATMTRANLTDAELVDTNFSGANLQGTNLIGANLQTASLVGANLVGADLRGADLTGANLSGADLCEAKLSGAILCDVDLTGARVEIDELETADYDGAILDNIDTLSDLDTVLICERSTESLQWVSWGAHH
- a CDS encoding cytochrome P450 gives rise to the protein MINSQRSALPPGDFGLPIIGKTLDFFTDPDFASKQHARHGPLFKTRLLNQPTVFIKGPDATRFLFSQEGDRVVVTWPPSVKALLGPLSLALQTGSVHAGRRRLMAQAFQPRALEGYIDTMVSISDRYFQQWTEISAQDDSLTWYPQLRRYTFDIACKLLVGLDDASKTTLGNLFEVWCAGLFSLPINLPWTAFGKAKRSRERLLVALEALIRDREQSSYSPATPDALELLLTAKDDDGNSLTIEELKDQVLLLLFARHETLTSALTSFCLLMAQHPEIRAKAEVEQNELADQRLTLETLKQMTYLEQKLKEVLRMVPPVGGGFRRVLKTCEFDGYQIPAGWMVLYQIKQTHQELEIYAQAKKFDPERFDLEQFEQKRKPFSYIPFGGGLRECLGKEFARLEMKIFAAKLLRDHRWELLPEQDLAFTIAPTPVPKDGLKVKFF
- a CDS encoding MFS transporter, whose product is MNKLFQPNFPFSPAKLPIFYGWVILVASVLGVLTSIPGQTIGVSVFTDHLIEATGLSRLQLANAYLAGTVTSGALLPFGGKLLDQLGARRVAVLAAIGLGATLVYLTECDRISLFFSKFLPFTPTTIAAPVLVVGFISLRFCGQGMLTMTSRTMLGKWFERRRGQVSGIEGIFVAFGFAIAPYFFSQSIAVLGWRGTWLSLAAFVGIGMSSISWLLFRDNPESCGLRMDAKVADLYSSKELSAGHTSSVPIPKPTTMWGLTRQQALSTLAFWAVTLAFMSQALSITGITFNIVSIGADMGISEEDMVRIFVPIAVVSTAVGYGVGVACDRIRIQYIFIFMMVFQAIGIAAIANLNITWMIVPAVVGLGISGGCFGTLTTVVLPRFFGRAYLGAIAGVQMMAIVIASAIGPSLLANSKSITGSYTSGLYACCLFAPVVITSMLAVNTPTE